A DNA window from Paenibacillus andongensis contains the following coding sequences:
- a CDS encoding extracellular solute-binding protein, with protein MKKSGFSRTSLASLAVCVSLVSVIAGCGGGKTESTTSPDKKAAEAGATASVAGKKDDEKVTIHILTRYAGDDSHVGPLKDAKDAFIKLHPNVTIQDDSVAEEAAYNNKLKTAIATGETPGFFYYPSVAGLADWAKNGLLMDITPLMADKSWSDGFISNSFEVWNLEKFGVKGHYAIPVEFAPEVVYYNPDLFAKAGITKLPETMDDLNAAIDKLNAANIIPFGTGAKDTWRTGHIHNNIIYRTVGVDKVKDLGTRKAKWTDPDVVQSLAILKDMKTKGAFQKGFEGIDYNTEKSDFLAGKSAMSVNGSWMIGEITNSNSPYKDKISFFPFPSLKDKPQFKSDSVMFNVGFMLSGTMKGLEKDMTIEFAKFFTGKEQQQNKLDKAKLLGSRTDTTSPEDAPKIFKDMVSYMTTIKEPGGDYFDYDPDPALTDTSRNAIIDMLLKFSPEEAAKKVQDEIDKYEAKKK; from the coding sequence ATGAAGAAATCAGGATTTAGCAGGACAAGCTTGGCATCATTGGCAGTTTGCGTATCGTTGGTCTCTGTTATCGCAGGCTGCGGTGGTGGAAAAACTGAAAGTACAACCTCACCGGATAAAAAAGCAGCGGAGGCTGGCGCGACTGCTTCAGTCGCCGGAAAAAAGGATGATGAGAAAGTAACGATCCACATTTTAACCCGGTATGCCGGGGACGATTCGCATGTAGGACCTTTAAAGGATGCCAAAGATGCTTTTATAAAACTGCATCCCAATGTAACGATTCAGGATGATTCCGTTGCTGAAGAAGCTGCCTACAATAATAAGCTGAAGACGGCAATCGCGACCGGTGAAACCCCAGGATTCTTCTACTATCCTTCTGTGGCAGGTCTGGCAGACTGGGCTAAAAATGGACTTCTTATGGATATAACCCCATTGATGGCTGATAAATCGTGGTCGGATGGCTTTATCTCGAACTCATTTGAAGTTTGGAATCTGGAGAAATTTGGAGTAAAAGGACATTATGCCATTCCTGTTGAGTTTGCTCCCGAGGTTGTATACTACAATCCTGATTTATTTGCTAAGGCGGGGATTACGAAATTACCAGAGACTATGGATGACTTGAATGCCGCTATCGATAAATTAAATGCCGCCAATATTATTCCTTTCGGTACCGGTGCGAAAGATACTTGGAGAACAGGCCATATTCATAATAATATTATTTATCGAACGGTTGGCGTAGATAAAGTGAAGGATCTCGGTACTAGAAAAGCGAAATGGACAGATCCTGATGTTGTTCAATCCTTAGCAATCTTAAAAGACATGAAAACGAAAGGTGCGTTCCAAAAGGGGTTTGAAGGTATTGACTATAACACGGAAAAAAGCGACTTTTTAGCGGGGAAATCAGCGATGAGCGTGAACGGATCATGGATGATTGGAGAAATTACGAATTCCAACTCGCCTTACAAAGATAAAATTAGCTTCTTCCCTTTCCCTTCTTTAAAGGATAAACCACAATTTAAATCGGATTCGGTTATGTTTAATGTTGGATTTATGCTAAGTGGAACGATGAAGGGCCTAGAAAAGGATATGACTATCGAATTTGCTAAATTTTTCACAGGAAAGGAACAGCAACAAAATAAATTGGACAAAGCGAAACTGCTAGGTTCAAGAACAGATACGACTTCACCTGAAGACGCGCCAAAAATCTTCAAAGATATGGTTTCCTACATGACAACCATTAAAGAGCCTGGCGGAGACTATTTTGATTATGACCCGGATCCAGCGTTAACGGACACCAGCCGCAATGCTATCATCGATATGCTTTTGAAATTTTCGCCGGAAGAAGCTGCCAAAAAGGTGCAGGATGAGATTGATAAATATGAGGCCAAGAAGAAGTAA